A genomic window from Nicotiana sylvestris chromosome 11, ASM39365v2, whole genome shotgun sequence includes:
- the LOC138881914 gene encoding uncharacterized protein: MKKAQKPRGGSTKVYENSLLQLGMMFTTGSSVNIILLKVVNKMQADDKMVTKARTLCGFDNSRIVTKGEIVLTIFAERVVKGTKFQVIDTDMTYNMILARPWIHDMVDVLSTLHQVIKFPSQWGIRQIHGDQQSSRSINSVAIQA; encoded by the exons atgaaaaaagctcagaagCCACGAGGAGGCTCAACGAAAGTTTACGAGAATTCCCTGCtacaacttggaatgatgtttacaacag gtagctccgtAAATATTATTCTGTTAAAAGTGGTAAACAAGATGCAAGCTGATGACAAAATGGTGACCAAAGCACGGACCTTATGTGGATTCGACAATTCAAGAATTGTTACAAAAGGGGAAATAGTACTTACCATATTTGCAGAAAGAGTTGTCAAAGGTAcgaaatttcaagtgatagatacGGACATGACGTATAATATGATTCTCgccagaccttggattcatgataTGGTTGATGTTCTGTCTACTTTACATCAGGTTATTAAGTTCCCTTCACAATGGGGGATTAGACAAATCCATGGTGATCAGCAGTCTTCCAGAAGTATCAATTCAGTGGCGATTCAAGCATAA